One Tomitella gaofuii DNA segment encodes these proteins:
- a CDS encoding MMPL family transporter has translation MFSSWGRLAYRHRRLVLVATTILLLVGGVFGLGLTGQLSQSGYDDPGSESTQAALLSDETFGRDHMSDVIVLYTAPDGLTVDDPAFAAKVEDSLNRIKAEFPDQIGGITSYWTESFGKALLSTKDKRHAFASVQLTGSTDTQTLEQYHDIKGSFALPGIKVEVSGLQPIGDAIGVGTNNDTKRAELIALPAVAVLLFFVFGGVVAALLPVIVGVLTIAGATGALWVLTHFMDVNTFAQPVVTLIGLGLAIDYALFIVSRFREELAEGYDVGAAVRRSVATAGRTVVFSATMLVVAFTGLLMFPQGFLKSVAFGGLFAIAIAAFTSLTVLPALLGLLGRRIDSLSLPFLNKPKTNEQIEAGFWGKLTDWVGKHPGWVATPIVIVMLLLIVPFKNVAFGGLSEKYLPPDNPTRVAQEHFDELFPTFRTNPVDVVITGASDSQVVDIATAANQIDGFTGPFKVDKSADGVTVLSAGLVDPDRPGNTITELREIPEPPGVDVLVGGVPAMTVDTIDALVDMLPWMILFLVVTTTILMFLAFGSLVLPIKAVLMSALGLGSTLGILTWIFIDGNGASLLNFTPGPLMPAVVVLLLAIIFGLSTDYEVFLISRMVEARERGATTREAIRIGTAHTGRIITAAALILIVVTGAFGFSEIVMMKYIAYGMISALILDATVIRMLLVPAVMTMLGDDCWWAPQWMKRIQQRIGLGEIHLPDERPTHIATGVAAAGAGSAAGAARAVPVRVGAGAQHHAGAATTVGAALADTPPDATTVIPRITTEQTPAFAAEQDEAPTVQRPQARPASPAAPPRAEAPQAGAPRTGAPRTEAPRAGARTAGDTAPGDRSRAVPPRPRSPGPPRRRARQAARASARSRPVRLRRHAFPARKRTARRPAPAQPPSTAPPRTPPAPAAPARTPDSAPAAPPAHRSGAEPPRRSTPEPAVGSDAPRPRYPWEERPTAPRMRAGGGGSGTGTPRERPGAHSAPEDAAQEAESVRHGQDESDEATGGRHLRPDASGQVTVEELLRRHRK, from the coding sequence TTGTTCAGCAGTTGGGGGCGGTTGGCCTACCGCCATCGTCGTCTCGTGCTGGTGGCGACGACGATCCTGTTGCTCGTCGGCGGCGTCTTCGGGCTGGGGCTCACCGGGCAGCTCAGCCAGAGCGGATACGACGACCCTGGCTCGGAGTCGACGCAGGCCGCGCTGCTGTCGGACGAGACCTTCGGCCGCGACCACATGTCCGACGTGATCGTGCTGTACACCGCGCCCGACGGCCTCACCGTCGACGATCCTGCGTTCGCCGCCAAGGTCGAGGACAGCCTCAACCGGATCAAGGCCGAGTTCCCCGACCAGATCGGCGGGATCACCAGTTACTGGACGGAGTCGTTCGGCAAGGCACTGCTGTCCACCAAGGACAAGCGGCACGCGTTCGCCAGCGTGCAGCTGACCGGTTCCACCGACACCCAGACGCTCGAGCAATACCACGACATCAAGGGCAGTTTCGCGCTGCCCGGCATCAAGGTGGAGGTCTCGGGGCTGCAGCCCATCGGCGACGCCATCGGCGTCGGCACCAACAACGACACCAAGCGTGCCGAGCTGATCGCGCTGCCCGCGGTCGCCGTGCTGCTGTTCTTCGTGTTCGGCGGCGTCGTCGCCGCGCTGCTGCCCGTCATCGTCGGCGTGCTCACCATCGCCGGTGCCACCGGGGCGCTGTGGGTGCTCACGCATTTCATGGACGTCAACACGTTCGCCCAACCCGTCGTCACGCTCATCGGGCTGGGGCTGGCGATCGACTACGCATTGTTCATCGTCAGCAGATTCCGCGAGGAACTGGCCGAGGGGTACGACGTGGGCGCCGCGGTGCGGCGCAGCGTCGCCACGGCGGGGCGCACCGTGGTGTTCTCGGCGACGATGCTCGTGGTGGCGTTCACCGGCCTGCTCATGTTCCCGCAGGGATTCCTCAAGTCGGTGGCCTTCGGCGGGCTGTTCGCCATCGCCATCGCCGCGTTCACCTCGCTGACGGTGCTGCCCGCACTGCTGGGCCTCCTCGGCCGGCGCATCGATTCGCTCAGCCTGCCGTTCCTCAACAAGCCGAAGACCAACGAGCAGATCGAGGCCGGGTTCTGGGGCAAACTCACCGACTGGGTCGGCAAGCACCCCGGCTGGGTGGCCACCCCCATCGTCATCGTGATGCTGCTGCTGATCGTGCCGTTCAAGAACGTCGCGTTCGGCGGCCTCAGCGAGAAGTACCTGCCCCCGGACAATCCCACCCGGGTGGCGCAGGAGCACTTCGACGAGCTGTTCCCCACCTTCCGCACCAACCCGGTCGACGTGGTGATCACCGGCGCGTCCGATTCGCAGGTCGTCGACATCGCCACCGCCGCCAACCAGATCGACGGGTTCACCGGGCCGTTCAAGGTGGACAAGTCCGCCGACGGCGTCACGGTGCTCTCCGCCGGCCTGGTGGACCCGGACCGGCCGGGCAACACCATCACCGAGCTCCGCGAGATCCCCGAGCCCCCGGGCGTCGACGTGCTCGTGGGCGGCGTGCCCGCCATGACGGTGGACACCATCGACGCCCTCGTCGACATGCTGCCGTGGATGATCCTGTTCCTCGTCGTCACGACGACGATATTGATGTTCCTCGCCTTCGGCTCGCTGGTGTTGCCGATCAAGGCCGTCCTCATGAGCGCGCTCGGCCTGGGCTCTACGCTAGGCATCCTCACGTGGATCTTCATCGACGGCAACGGCGCGTCGCTGCTCAACTTCACGCCCGGCCCGCTCATGCCGGCGGTAGTGGTGCTGCTGTTGGCGATCATCTTCGGCCTGTCCACCGACTACGAGGTGTTCCTGATATCGCGGATGGTCGAGGCGCGGGAGCGGGGCGCCACCACCAGAGAGGCCATCCGGATCGGCACCGCCCACACCGGCCGCATCATCACCGCGGCCGCGCTGATCCTCATCGTCGTCACCGGCGCCTTCGGCTTCTCCGAGATCGTGATGATGAAGTACATCGCGTACGGCATGATCTCGGCGCTCATCCTCGACGCCACTGTGATCCGCATGCTGCTGGTCCCCGCGGTGATGACGATGCTGGGCGACGACTGCTGGTGGGCCCCGCAGTGGATGAAGCGCATCCAGCAGCGCATCGGCCTCGGCGAGATCCACCTGCCCGACGAGCGCCCCACGCACATCGCCACGGGGGTGGCCGCCGCGGGCGCCGGTTCCGCGGCCGGCGCGGCCCGTGCCGTCCCCGTCCGGGTCGGCGCCGGTGCACAGCACCATGCAGGCGCCGCCACGACGGTGGGCGCAGCCCTGGCGGACACGCCGCCCGACGCGACCACGGTGATTCCACGGATCACCACGGAACAGACGCCCGCGTTCGCCGCCGAACAGGACGAGGCGCCGACCGTGCAGCGGCCGCAGGCGCGCCCCGCGTCGCCCGCAGCGCCCCCGCGGGCAGAGGCACCACAGGCAGGCGCACCACGGACAGGGGCACCACGGACAGAGGCACCACGGGCAGGGGCACGAACGGCGGGCGATACGGCGCCCGGCGACCGGAGCCGCGCCGTTCCGCCCCGTCCGCGGAGTCCCGGACCCCCCAGGCGACGCGCCCGACAAGCCGCCCGCGCGTCGGCCCGCTCGAGGCCCGTCCGGCTCCGGCGACACGCCTTCCCGGCCCGGAAGAGGACCGCCCGGCGCCCCGCCCCGGCCCAGCCGCCGAGCACAGCCCCCCCGCGGACCCCCCCGGCACCGGCGGCCCCTGCACGGACCCCGGATTCCGCGCCGGCCGCGCCTCCCGCGCACCGGTCCGGCGCCGAGCCGCCCCGGCGCAGCACGCCGGAACCCGCGGTGGGTTCGGACGCCCCCCGCCCCCGGTACCCGTGGGAGGAGCGCCCCACCGCGCCGCGCATGCGTGCGGGCGGAGGCGGGTCCGGCACTGGAACGCCCCGTGAGCGGCCCGGCGCGCATTCGGCACCCGAAGACGCTGCACAGGAAGCGGAATCCGTGCGGCACGGGCAGGATGAATCCGACGAGGCCACCGGCGGCCGGCACCTGCGTCCCGACGCTTCCGGCCAGGTCACCGTGGAGGAACTGCTGCGGCGCCACCGGAAGTAG